In Geobacillus kaustophilus, a genomic segment contains:
- a CDS encoding bifunctional homocysteine S-methyltransferase/methylenetetrahydrofolate reductase, whose protein sequence is MGLLDELKERILIADGAMGTLLYSHGIDRCFEELNLSNPDEIVHIHEAYIAAGADVIQTNTYGANYVKLARYGLQDDVPAINRAAVRLAKQAANGRAYVLGTIGGLRTLNKSVVTLEEVKRTFREQLFVLLAEGVDGVLLETYYDLEELEAVLAIARKETDLPIIAHVSLHEVGVLQDGTPLADALARLEALGADVVGLNCRLGPYHMLRSLEEVPLPKQAFLSAYPNASLPDYRDGRLVYETNAEYFEETAKAFRDQGVRLIGGCCGTTPKHIEVMAKALSDRTPVTEKTVKRRATSVSVSADIPSAATPLPELARTRRSVIVELDPPKKLGIDEFLTGAKALHDAGIDALTLADNSLATPRISNAAVATIIKERLGVRPLVHITCRDRNLIGLQSHLMGLHTLGITDVLAITGDPSKIGDFPGATSVYDLSSFDLIRLIRQFNEGLSYSGKPLGQKTNFSIGAAFNPNVRHLDKAVERMEKKIQCGAHYFLTQPVYSEEKIVQMYEATKHLDTPIYIGIMPLVSARNAEFLHHEVPGITLSDEIRARMAACGGDPVQAAKEGIAIAKSLIDAAFDLFNGIYLITPFLRYDMTVELVRYIHEKEAALKERKVVHG, encoded by the coding sequence GTGGGATTGCTGGATGAGTTGAAAGAACGCATTCTCATCGCTGACGGAGCGATGGGGACGCTTCTATATTCGCACGGCATCGACCGTTGTTTTGAAGAATTGAATCTATCCAATCCAGATGAAATCGTTCACATTCACGAGGCGTATATCGCCGCGGGCGCCGATGTCATTCAGACGAATACATACGGCGCCAACTATGTGAAACTCGCCCGCTACGGCTTGCAAGACGATGTGCCGGCGATAAATCGCGCCGCTGTAAGGCTGGCGAAACAAGCGGCGAACGGACGGGCATACGTGCTTGGAACGATCGGGGGGCTGCGCACGTTAAACAAAAGCGTCGTCACGCTCGAAGAAGTGAAGCGGACGTTTCGCGAGCAGCTGTTTGTGTTGCTAGCGGAAGGGGTTGATGGCGTACTGCTCGAAACGTATTACGATTTGGAAGAGTTGGAGGCAGTGCTTGCCATCGCCCGCAAAGAGACCGACTTGCCGATTATCGCTCACGTCTCGCTTCATGAAGTCGGCGTCTTACAAGATGGCACGCCGCTCGCGGACGCCCTTGCCCGCCTAGAGGCGCTCGGGGCCGATGTCGTCGGACTGAACTGTCGTCTCGGTCCGTATCATATGCTTCGGTCGCTCGAGGAAGTGCCGCTGCCAAAGCAGGCGTTTTTGTCGGCGTATCCGAACGCCAGCCTTCCGGATTACCGCGACGGCCGGCTTGTCTATGAGACGAACGCTGAATATTTCGAGGAAACGGCCAAAGCGTTCCGCGACCAAGGGGTGCGCTTGATTGGCGGGTGCTGCGGTACGACGCCGAAACATATTGAAGTGATGGCGAAAGCGCTCTCCGACCGAACGCCAGTGACGGAAAAAACGGTGAAACGGCGCGCCACCTCTGTATCTGTTTCCGCTGACATCCCGTCAGCGGCCACGCCGCTTCCCGAGCTCGCCCGCACGCGCCGCTCGGTCATCGTCGAGCTCGATCCGCCGAAAAAGCTCGGCATTGACGAGTTTCTCACTGGGGCGAAGGCGCTCCATGACGCCGGCATCGACGCGCTGACGTTGGCTGACAACTCGCTCGCCACACCGCGCATCAGCAACGCCGCTGTCGCCACGATCATCAAGGAGCGGCTCGGCGTCCGCCCGCTTGTGCATATTACATGCCGCGATCGCAATTTGATCGGCTTGCAGTCGCATTTGATGGGCTTGCATACGCTCGGCATCACCGACGTGCTCGCCATTACCGGCGATCCGTCGAAAATCGGCGACTTCCCAGGGGCGACGTCGGTGTATGATTTATCATCGTTCGATTTGATCCGCTTGATCCGCCAGTTTAACGAAGGGCTGTCGTACTCGGGCAAACCGCTTGGGCAAAAAACGAACTTCTCGATCGGCGCTGCGTTCAACCCGAACGTCCGCCATTTGGACAAAGCGGTCGAGCGGATGGAGAAAAAAATTCAGTGCGGCGCTCACTACTTCTTGACCCAACCAGTTTACTCGGAAGAAAAAATCGTACAAATGTACGAGGCGACGAAACACCTTGACACGCCGATTTACATCGGCATTATGCCGCTTGTGAGCGCGCGCAACGCCGAGTTTTTGCATCATGAAGTGCCAGGGATCACCCTTTCCGATGAGATTCGCGCCCGCATGGCCGCCTGCGGCGGCGACCCGGTGCAAGCAGCCAAGGAAGGCATCGCCATCGCCAAATCGCTCATTGACGCTGCGTTCGATTTGTTTAACGGCATTTATTTGATCACGCCGTTTTTGCGCTATGACATGACGGTCGAGCTTGTCCGCTACATTCACGAAAAAGAAGCGGCCCTGAAAGAAAGGAAGGTTGTTCATGGCTAA
- the metH gene encoding methionine synthase — MAKVSLEQQLKKKILVIDGAMGTMIQSANLSAADFGGEAYEGCNEYLTLTAPHVIRGIHEAYLGAGADIIETNTFGATRIVLDEYGLGHLALELNIEAAKLAKQAAESFSTPDWPRFVAGSMGPTTKTLSVTGGATFDELVAAYEEQVRGLLLGGVDLLLLETCQDTLNVKAGFLGISKAFEAVGRRVPLMISGTIEPMGTTLAGQAIDAFFISVRHMKPIAVGLNCATGPEFMTDHLRTLASLADTAVSCYPNAGLPDEEGRYHETPDMLAEKIRRFAEKGWINIVGGCCGTTPDHIRAIAEAVRDLPPRAIPSSFDVHAVSGIDALIYDKTMRPLFVGERTNVIGSRKFKRLIAEGKYEEAAEIARAQVKNGAHVIDICLADPDRDELYDMEQFVREVVKKVKVPLVIDSTDERVIERALTYSQGKAIINSINLEDGEERFAKVVPLLHQYGAAVVVGTIDEQGMAVTAERKLEIALRSYDLLVNRYGVPARDIIFDPLVFPVGTGDEQYIGAAKETIEGIRLIKEQLPECLTMLGISNVSFGLPPAGREVLNSVFLYYCTQAGLDYAIVNTEKLERFASIPEEEVRMAEALLFDTNDETLNAFIEFYRSKITAAKPAQTNLSLEERLARYVIEGSKDGLIPDLEKALEIYSDPLSIINGPLMAGMDEVGRLFNNNQLIVAEVLQSAEVMKAAVAFLEPYMEKKEGSTKGKVILATVKGDVHDIGKNLVDIILSNNGYEVIDLGIKVAPQQLIEAVREHQPDIIGLSGLLVKSAQQMVVTAQDLRQAGISIPILVGGAALTRKFTENKIAPEYDGIVLYAKDAMDGLALANQIQQGEIDYTKKEAAESEPARPTAVATAVKSNVSTDVPVYVPADLNRHVLRNVPLDHILPYVNWQMVLGHHLGLKGKVKRLLEEKDEKALALKAVVDELIAEAKDHHWIQPAGVYRFFPAQSDGNRVYIYDPSDRQTALETFDFPRQPRPPYLCLADYLKSKESGEMDYVGLFAVTAGHGVRELAQRWKDEGEFLKSHAIQALALEIAEGFAERIHQIMRDRWGFPDDPDFTMEERFAAKYQGQRYSFGYPACPNLEDQEKLFRLLHPEDIGIRLTDGYMMEPEASVSAIVFAHPEARYFNVL; from the coding sequence ATGGCTAAGGTCTCCTTAGAACAGCAGCTGAAGAAAAAAATTCTTGTCATCGACGGCGCCATGGGCACGATGATCCAAAGCGCGAATTTATCGGCCGCCGACTTTGGCGGCGAGGCGTATGAAGGGTGCAACGAATATTTGACATTGACCGCCCCGCATGTCATCCGCGGCATCCATGAAGCGTATTTAGGAGCGGGCGCCGATATCATCGAAACGAACACGTTCGGGGCGACACGCATCGTGCTGGATGAATACGGCCTGGGTCATTTAGCGCTTGAGCTGAACATCGAAGCGGCCAAGCTCGCCAAACAAGCAGCGGAATCGTTTTCGACGCCGGACTGGCCGCGCTTTGTCGCCGGTTCGATGGGCCCGACGACGAAAACGTTGTCGGTTACAGGCGGGGCGACGTTTGATGAGCTTGTCGCCGCCTACGAAGAACAGGTGCGTGGGCTGTTGTTGGGCGGCGTCGACCTTCTTCTGCTCGAGACGTGCCAAGATACACTCAATGTCAAAGCCGGTTTTCTCGGCATTTCGAAGGCGTTTGAGGCGGTCGGCCGCCGCGTTCCGCTCATGATTTCCGGCACGATCGAACCGATGGGCACGACGCTTGCCGGGCAGGCGATCGATGCGTTTTTCATCTCAGTGCGCCATATGAAGCCGATCGCCGTCGGCTTAAACTGCGCGACCGGCCCGGAGTTTATGACCGACCATTTGCGCACGCTCGCCTCGCTTGCGGATACGGCGGTCAGCTGTTACCCGAACGCCGGTCTGCCGGATGAGGAAGGCCGCTACCATGAAACACCGGACATGCTGGCGGAGAAAATCCGCCGCTTTGCCGAAAAGGGATGGATCAACATCGTCGGCGGGTGCTGCGGCACGACGCCCGACCATATTCGCGCCATTGCCGAAGCGGTGCGTGATCTTCCACCGCGGGCAATCCCGTCTTCGTTTGATGTGCACGCCGTCTCGGGCATCGATGCGCTCATTTATGATAAAACGATGCGCCCTCTCTTTGTCGGCGAGCGGACAAACGTCATCGGTTCGCGCAAATTCAAGCGCCTCATCGCCGAAGGCAAGTACGAAGAAGCGGCGGAAATCGCCCGTGCCCAAGTGAAAAACGGCGCCCATGTCATCGACATTTGCTTGGCCGACCCGGACCGCGACGAACTCTATGACATGGAACAGTTCGTCCGCGAAGTCGTGAAAAAAGTGAAAGTGCCGCTCGTCATCGACTCGACCGACGAGCGCGTCATTGAACGGGCCCTCACCTACTCGCAAGGGAAAGCGATCATCAATTCGATCAACTTAGAAGACGGTGAGGAGCGGTTTGCGAAAGTCGTTCCTCTCTTGCACCAATACGGCGCCGCCGTCGTCGTCGGCACGATCGATGAACAAGGGATGGCCGTCACCGCAGAGCGGAAACTTGAGATCGCCTTGCGTTCGTATGACTTGCTGGTGAACCGCTACGGCGTCCCAGCGCGCGACATCATTTTCGACCCGCTCGTCTTCCCGGTCGGCACTGGCGATGAGCAATACATCGGCGCGGCGAAAGAAACGATCGAAGGCATCCGCCTCATTAAAGAGCAGCTGCCCGAGTGCTTGACGATGCTCGGCATCAGCAACGTCTCGTTCGGCTTGCCGCCGGCCGGACGCGAGGTGCTCAACTCCGTCTTTTTATACTATTGCACGCAAGCCGGGCTCGATTACGCCATCGTCAACACCGAGAAACTGGAGCGTTTTGCCTCGATTCCGGAAGAGGAAGTGCGGATGGCCGAGGCTCTGCTGTTCGATACAAACGACGAAACGTTAAACGCCTTTATCGAATTTTACCGAAGCAAAATCACCGCCGCCAAACCGGCGCAGACGAACTTGAGCTTGGAAGAGCGGCTTGCCCGCTACGTCATTGAAGGGTCGAAAGACGGGCTCATTCCCGATTTGGAAAAGGCGCTTGAGATCTACTCCGATCCGCTGTCGATCATCAACGGCCCGCTTATGGCCGGCATGGATGAAGTCGGGCGGCTGTTCAACAACAACCAGCTCATCGTCGCCGAAGTGCTGCAAAGCGCGGAAGTGATGAAAGCGGCCGTCGCCTTTTTAGAGCCGTATATGGAAAAGAAAGAAGGAAGCACAAAAGGAAAAGTCATTCTCGCCACCGTCAAAGGCGATGTCCATGACATCGGCAAAAACTTGGTCGACATCATTCTAAGCAACAACGGCTACGAGGTGATCGACCTCGGCATTAAAGTCGCCCCGCAGCAACTCATTGAAGCGGTGCGCGAACATCAACCGGACATCATCGGGCTGTCGGGCCTGCTCGTCAAATCGGCCCAGCAGATGGTCGTCACCGCCCAAGATTTGCGGCAAGCGGGCATCTCGATCCCGATTTTGGTCGGCGGCGCCGCCTTGACGCGCAAGTTTACGGAAAACAAAATCGCGCCCGAATATGACGGCATCGTCTTGTACGCAAAAGACGCCATGGACGGGCTCGCGCTCGCCAACCAAATCCAGCAAGGCGAGATCGACTACACAAAAAAAGAAGCGGCCGAAAGCGAGCCAGCGCGGCCAACGGCGGTCGCCACCGCAGTCAAATCGAACGTCTCGACCGATGTGCCGGTCTACGTCCCGGCGGACCTCAACCGCCACGTGCTGCGAAATGTGCCGCTTGACCACATTCTGCCGTACGTCAACTGGCAAATGGTGCTCGGACACCACCTCGGCTTGAAAGGAAAGGTGAAACGGCTGCTTGAGGAGAAAGACGAAAAAGCGTTGGCGTTAAAAGCGGTCGTCGACGAACTCATCGCCGAAGCGAAAGATCATCACTGGATTCAGCCCGCTGGCGTCTACCGCTTCTTCCCGGCGCAAAGCGACGGCAACCGGGTATACATTTACGATCCGTCCGACCGGCAAACAGCGCTTGAAACGTTTGACTTTCCGCGTCAGCCGAGGCCGCCGTACCTTTGCCTTGCCGATTACTTGAAATCAAAAGAAAGCGGCGAAATGGATTACGTTGGCTTGTTCGCCGTCACCGCCGGGCATGGCGTCCGCGAACTCGCCCAGCGTTGGAAAGACGAAGGCGAATTTTTGAAAAGCCACGCCATCCAAGCGCTGGCGCTCGAGATTGCCGAAGGATTTGCCGAACGAATCCATCAAATTATGCGCGACCGCTGGGGCTTCCCGGACGATCCAGATTTCACGATGGAAGAGCGCTTCGCCGCCAAATACCAAGGCCAGCGCTACTCGTTCGGCTACCCGGCCTGTCCGAACTTGGAAGATCAGGAGAAACTGTTCCGTCTCCTTCATCCGGAAGACATCGGCATCCGCCTCACCGACGGCTATATGATGGAGCCCGAAGCATCGGTTTCGGCGATCGTCTTCGCCCAT